One window of Quercus robur chromosome 5, dhQueRobu3.1, whole genome shotgun sequence genomic DNA carries:
- the LOC126725979 gene encoding uncharacterized protein LOC126725979 isoform X2, translating to MATRIPENRRDWMCGTYCHEFEYFPTQPAASLSDMVFGFLEDGEGLPGSISSEEGCGEIENFDEDEERDNIGNVEEDKNYWENQHQILQATLRRTSSLESRIRSTTKEALKEIKSANTVCACGRLLASSCRNCLMGEVSGRLQNAGYNSAICKSKWRSSPDITSGEHTFLDVIENSGSKKGEVRVIIELNFQAEFEMARASEDYNQLVQRIPEVYVGKVERLSTLIKILCSAAKKCMKEKKMHMGPWRKQKYMQAKWLSPCKRTTSTPNLSMGYSNPLRKPRASMLTVDLLEKLPNGDGHLGGS from the exons ATGGCTACTAGAATTCCTGAGAATCGCCGTGATTGGATGTGTGGTACTTATTGCCATGAATTTGAGTACTTTCCGACACAACCGGCAGCGAGTTTGTCCGATATGGTTTTCGGGTTTTTGGAGGATGGTGAAGGGTTGCCGGGAAGTATAAGTAGTGAGGAAGGGTGTggagaaattgaaaactttgatGAGGATGAAGAGAGAGATAATATTGGTAATGTTGAGGAGGATAAGAATTATTGGGAAAACCAGCACCAGATTTTGCAG GCTACCTTACGAAGGACTTCCTCTCTGGAATCAAGGATTAGAAGTACAACAAAAGAAGCACTAAAAGAGATAAAGAGTGCAAATACAGTCTGTGCTTGTGGAAGACTGTTGGCAAGCAGCTGCCGGAATTGCCTGATGGGAGAAGTTTCCGGCCGCCTGCAAAATGCCGGTTACAATAGTGCCATTTGCAAGTCTAAATGGAGAAGCTCCCCAGATATTACATCag GAGAGCACACCTTCTTGGATGTCATAGAAAATTCTGGTTCTAAGAAAGGTGAGGTGAGGGTGATAATTGAGTTGAACTTCCAGGCTGAGTTTGAGATGGCAAGAGCAAGCGAAGATTACAACCAGCTAGTCCAAAGAATTCCTGAAGTATATGTAGGAAAAGTAGAAAGATTGAGTACCCTAATCAAGATCTTATGTTCCGCTGCCAAGAAATgcatgaaggaaaagaaaatgcacATGGGGCCATGGAGGAAGCAGAAGTACATGCAAGCGAAGTGGCTTAGTCCATGTAAACGGACTACATCCACACCGAACTTGTCAATGGGATACTCTAACCCTTTGCGAAAGCCTAGGGCTTCCATGCTCACAGTAGATTTGCTAGAGAAATTGCCTAAT GGTGACGGGCATTTGGGTGGTTCGTAA
- the LOC126725979 gene encoding uncharacterized protein LOC126725979 isoform X1 → MATRIPENRRDWMCGTYCHEFEYFPTQPAASLSDMVFGFLEDGEGLPGSISSEEGCGEIENFDEDEERDNIGNVEEDKNYWENQHQILQATLRRTSSLESRIRSTTKEALKEIKSANTVCACGRLLASSCRNCLMGEVSGRLQNAGYNSAICKSKWRSSPDITSGEHTFLDVIENSGSKKGEVRVIIELNFQAEFEMARASEDYNQLVQRIPEVYVGKVERLSTLIKILCSAAKKCMKEKKMHMGPWRKQKYMQAKWLSPCKRTTSTPNLSMGYSNPLRKPRASMLTVDLLEKLPNVRCIAVEVV, encoded by the exons ATGGCTACTAGAATTCCTGAGAATCGCCGTGATTGGATGTGTGGTACTTATTGCCATGAATTTGAGTACTTTCCGACACAACCGGCAGCGAGTTTGTCCGATATGGTTTTCGGGTTTTTGGAGGATGGTGAAGGGTTGCCGGGAAGTATAAGTAGTGAGGAAGGGTGTggagaaattgaaaactttgatGAGGATGAAGAGAGAGATAATATTGGTAATGTTGAGGAGGATAAGAATTATTGGGAAAACCAGCACCAGATTTTGCAG GCTACCTTACGAAGGACTTCCTCTCTGGAATCAAGGATTAGAAGTACAACAAAAGAAGCACTAAAAGAGATAAAGAGTGCAAATACAGTCTGTGCTTGTGGAAGACTGTTGGCAAGCAGCTGCCGGAATTGCCTGATGGGAGAAGTTTCCGGCCGCCTGCAAAATGCCGGTTACAATAGTGCCATTTGCAAGTCTAAATGGAGAAGCTCCCCAGATATTACATCag GAGAGCACACCTTCTTGGATGTCATAGAAAATTCTGGTTCTAAGAAAGGTGAGGTGAGGGTGATAATTGAGTTGAACTTCCAGGCTGAGTTTGAGATGGCAAGAGCAAGCGAAGATTACAACCAGCTAGTCCAAAGAATTCCTGAAGTATATGTAGGAAAAGTAGAAAGATTGAGTACCCTAATCAAGATCTTATGTTCCGCTGCCAAGAAATgcatgaaggaaaagaaaatgcacATGGGGCCATGGAGGAAGCAGAAGTACATGCAAGCGAAGTGGCTTAGTCCATGTAAACGGACTACATCCACACCGAACTTGTCAATGGGATACTCTAACCCTTTGCGAAAGCCTAGGGCTTCCATGCTCACAGTAGATTTGCTAGAGAAATTGCCTAATGTGCGTTGCATAGCTGTTGAAGTTGTGTGA